ATGCTTTAGAAAATAGAAGCATTTGGGTTTTCCAAAAAGTTTCTTATTTTACACTGTTCTTTCACTCTAGCACCAACATGAGTGACAACGAcatctttttaattacatgctCTCCCGTATTCTTGGTATCATCTGTTGACTTGCCTACTGGAAACAGAATGAGTGTGTTCTCCCATCTCTGTATCTTCAGGGACTTACAAGGCTGAAAAGACACAAAGCCTCCATTACCTTATCTCCCAGCTTGGCGTACACTTGGTTGTGGTGTGTTGTGTCTGCCTCTCCTGTTGGGTTAGCTGACGTGACCACAATGGGGCCAACCTGGTGgcaggaaaatggaaacaagagCCCTGAGCATGTTTTGTGGTACAAAACAGATGAGTTGAACTGTGAAGTTCCCTGGCGAATCCCCGTGACTCTATAAAGAGCTCAGTGTGACTCTCCCAGGTAAACACCCCTTCTGCGTAGGCAACTAAAGCTGGAAGAGACAAATCCCTCCAAAACTGTGTGAGTGACTAAGACCCTGCTGATTTGGGGTTTCCTGACGTTGAATcaggaaagaacattttattttcaagcaatAGTAATCGCCTAAAAGGTACAATGCCTGTCCTAGAAATGCAGCAGTGAGCAGAACAAGCAGGGTGTCACGGTTTCTCTGGCAAAGCCCAGAAATAGAGTGATTAACTGTGGATTTGAGCTGTGCAAAGAACAGCAATTCCTTCATTCAAGGTGAATTTACTAGCAAGGTTATGGGGCTGTATCCACTGTTCTTTGTAATACACCTCCTATAGCTCCTGCAGGTGGGAATAGCAGCCTAACAATGCAATTCCTTCCACCCAGAGCATGGTTGCCACTGGCCAAGCCAGAGATCATCATTTTAAAGGCAAGACTATGGAAGAAAACTGACTCCCAGCACAGTAGGCAGCAGCATCAACATGCTCTCATCCAGAGCTGTGTCAATGTAGCCTGGGGGCAGcgctcagcactgcagcagaaagTCTCCTGCCGTGCTTTCTCTGCAGGTTTTATGCCAGTATGCTGCAGCTGATCATGCATtcgcttgctgctgctgctgccaagaaGAGGTCATGCAGCACGCTGCAGAAGGAGCTTTCTTCCAAGCAGGGATCAGAAAACCATACGGACAAGCCAGTGTCTGGCCTACAGCGCTGTAATAACCTTGAAGCTATAGCAGGATAGGACAGGCTCTAATCCCACGTGTCTGGGCACCCTGAAATGTTTACGTGCTCACCCCAGCAACACACAGACATATTCTCCCAGGTTGTTAGCCCAGCAGCTTCTGCCTGAGTAAAGTCACGAAGCAGGGATGCTCAGAACATAGTGCAGGTTGTAACTGATGTTGTTCTACATTTGGGACCCTCCCAAGTTATTCTGGCTTCAAACAAGCCTGTGCTTGCAACAAAAATGTTCAAGATGTTCAAGGCAGGAAATCAGACAATGTGTCTGTTAATTACATCTCTCCTGGCATTCTGATCTGGTGGtctgttttcttgattttaGCCTCTCTTCTGCAGTAAAATCAGCTACCAGCTGTCTGCATAACTCATCCCTTCTTCCttaatgatgtttttcttgTGGGAGTTATTCAGTTCAGCACTTTTCACTCCCCAGGAGACCACTCTGAACATGCTATCATCCTCACTGCTCTGAGAAAAAAGGTGAGGAGGGGTGACGTGCCAACACCCAGCAAGAGAGTGAGCTGAGTGCTGCAGTCTCTCCGTCCTTGACCCCTGGAGCAGCCCAGAAGAcctgggtgctggtggctgaCCCCACGTCTGCTCCCTGTGCGGTCAAAGGGCAGGCCCCACTTGCCAGTAGTGCTGGGATGAGTGCACCCTGACCACTCACCAGGTCGATGAGGTGTGTGGTGACGGAGCAATCAGGAATGCGGATGGCAATGCTCTGAGGGGTCCCGACATATTTAGCAGAGTCCTTCATCCCCAGGAAGTCAACCCATGCACCTGCACAAGGAAGAGTGGCACAGCACTTACTGATGTACGTCCGTCCTCACGCAATGGTCTTACCGGAGGTATTGCCACGGAGCTCATGGCATTGCAGGAAAGCATGACTTAAAGTTGGAGTTTCAAAGCCAGTGGTCTCCAGAGAGCTTGAAACTAACAGCTTTTCCTCACCTCTGGGAACCACCAAGCTAATAGGAGACGGCCAGGCAGCTTCCATGAAGTCCCAGAGGAGGGGGCTAAACAAATGCTTTGCAGGTTCCAGTTGCTTCAGGCTAGAAATCCAGAGTGACATGGGGCGCTCCTGAGCCTGGCGCTTGGAGCTGTAAAgggggcaagaaaaaaaaaaaaaaagaatttggaaGTAAgctagaatttattttcaagctgaAAAAGGAATTGTGTTGGAGAAGCCTAGAGTTAGACAAAGGGTGTGGGCTCTGCTACAGGTCAGCCATCTGTAATAAAAGTAGGACTGTTCAATAGTTGACCTGAAAGGAAGGGACATGAGTGACTGTTCTTGATCATAAATTACAAATCAAGGTCTTAGCTTCTTGTGTTGTGATGGGTAAAAAAACCCAGTTGCCTAAGTTCTGTGGGGTCCCAGCTGCTTACAAAAGTACAGCTAGAGACATTTGTTAAATACAAGAGGGATTTTGGTTGTGACAACATGTATctacaaatatatataaggGGTGCCCTGTTTTGACATTTCTTGATCTTTGAGTTTCCTTGTGGTATCCAAGCTACCTGGCTCTATTACCTGTCAGGAGCCGTTAGTTTGTTGTAAGACAATTCTGGCTCAActgtttccatttctcattTGGATCTTCTGCCCAAGCTCGTCACCTTATTGTTCCTAGGAAAGCTAAGCTATGTGTCTCTTTGCTCTGGGCGGCTGCTGTAGCCAGGACTCACTATCAGCTGTACGTCCTAGTGGCCTCCTTAGACTAGCCAGGGAAACCTTCAGTGGGGCAGCGAGACAAACACTTACCGGTGAGCTTTCTCCACAGCATCAGGCCGATTACAGGCTGCCACAAGCACATATACAGTATCTGTGGGGATGCCACAAGTCCCTCCGTTCTTCAGGATATCTGTTGACATGTGAACAGGGCAGAATCCCTTCAGTGACTAGAACTGAGGGTCTGTAATTCACGGAAGAGctgtcacagacaaaacagCCAATTCAGTGCTCTCATATCTCCTTTTCCCAACTAACACAGTATTTCCTCTGACAGTACATTTTCTAGCATTCACTCAAGAAAAGATTTGGTATTTAGGGGAGATCTGAGCCGTGTTCATTTGGGCCAGAAGTCATTCAAACCTGTGGGAAGAACAAGTACCTTGCTTTCTCTGTACAAAACTGTCAGTGGTAGCACTAGCCTGGAGGATTCGTGTGTCACATATTGGATGTCCAGCAGACAGGGATATGATACaggacaaacagcagcaaaatcacTGCTAAACTGAGGAACTGGTTCTATTTCCCACTTAGTGTGTTTTGCTTCAAAGGACATTTGTAACTTGGCCCACTTGGTCAAAATGTAATCAGGTTATTGTGGTTTCCACATCTGGATTGGAAAAACGTCCTTTTAATACTGTTCTGCTACAAAATCTCCCAAAAttaccccccccaccccacatTATCCCCTATACATTTCCCTTACCTGCAATTCTCTTGACTGAGGAAGCTTTCCTGGCAGGCAGGTGAAGGCACTTGGTCATTCCTCCCCCAACACCACTGAGCTGCACAAGGGGCCTACCCATTGGTAAGCAGGAACCCTCAAAGATGCTGTTGAAAAGCGCAGACAGGAAGCAGTAAAAGCTGACCAGACCAAAGATGACAGTAGCAGCAATGTCATAGCCGACTGGAAGAGCACCGATGGCATCCAGCAGGAAGCTGACAGCAATGAGCAAGAAAGTGAGGGAGTAAAAGAACCAGGTGATGTTTAAGAAGAGTGTGCAGAAGACAATGAAGCCATTGAAAAGCATGAAAGCAATGATGCCTACTGCTGTGTGGAAGCTTCTGGTCGTGCCATAGAGGCCACCATACCTTGCCAAGCCCCAGATGATCCACATGACAGCATAGAGAATGAAGGCACTGCTCTCCAGGGTTTTCCCCCGGGCAAAGGCCACTGAGCCACCTAGAAACTTAAGGATCCCACCAGCTACCACCACCCATGGGATTACAACAGTAGCGAGTGGAGCCTGTGGGTCCCCTGTCATTGTTATAGCAAAAGAAGCAAGGACGCTGCACGCATAGCCAAGTACTTCTGCATCGGCGTACTTGGAGTACCCTAGGTAGGGAGTGTGAAGGTCTGCCCCTTCACGAAGCTTCAGGAAACTGCTGCGAGCAAGCAGGGCCTTCACAACACCCTGCCCAATCGGGATTTTGGTGCCTGTTTTCACGTTGTACAGGTGAATCAGAGCCATCAAGGCTGAGGCCACAAAGATGGCCACATCCACACCTTGGGGTCCGCCTTCGAAAAATCCCTTGGGACGGCAAGCTAATGCAATGCAGTAGGCCAcataaaacagcaaatacagGCCATCCACCAGGCTCTTAAGAGTGAGAAAGAGAGCCAAGGCAgcaaaaagaattgaaaaaacCACGAGGAATGGGGTAGGGAAGGATGGTTCCTCTGTTTGCCAGACTGGGTATAGAAGGCAATAGCCTCCCGCAAATTTCAGGATGGAAGTGAAACCGAAGAAGGTAGCCATTAGTACATCCATTGCACGGTATGACAAAATGCAGACTCCAATCTGGTAGACCccagctgcccacagccaggGCATTTGTCCGATAAAAAGTTTGCTAGTGACGCCCAGGAGCCTGCAGCCAAAGACACTGGCAGACAGCATGTTCAGGATCACACCGAAAACCGCAAAATGATTCATGCTACCACTGGTGGGCTGGATCTGCTCATGGGCCTTATTCTTGGCCAGATCTGTGCCGGGGAGGGCAATTTTCTCTTTGGAGAGGAAATAAACAATCCTTCCCAGAGCAAAATAGCCACCAACCAAGCAGACAATCATATAATTGCAAGCCACGGCAGAGGAACCAAAAGACGTGCTATAGTGCATGGCGACTTCATGAGCACCGGCGAGTGAGACAGCAGAAGCAATCAGAGCTAGGATGACCTCTCTGCTAAGGAAGGCCACCACTGCGACAATGAGTAGTGCCAAAGTAAATGTGACCAGGCCAGGCACCAAGGCATTGCGGAAATCACCGGTGTCGTTCAAAACTCCTTGCCCTTCCAGGATGAAGACCACTCCATAGCCACACCAGAACACTGAGATGGTCAGGCAGAGGGACAAGAACAGGGACGCATCTCTTTGGCTTCTCTGAATTCCTATGAAACAAAGGGGAATACAGGCAGAACTGTGATTTTCACAGAGTAAGTTATGGAAAGCCACACTTACAATAGGCAGCTGTGCGACAGCAAGCACATGGTGTCTTGGAACCATGATTACAACACAAGCATGTGGCTGCACAGGTCCTGCATGATTTCAGACAGAGCTAAAATGAGCTTGGGTCAGTCTGCACAGTGCCCCATTACACAGTGTAGACATGACTATAAAGACTCCCTCAGAGCAAACTGTGTGAACTCACAAGTATTTGTGCCTCTCCCAGGCTGTCTGATTTGTAGTGGAAAAAATACCAGCTTCCAATCTGGGATTTTCATGTTCTCACTGCTCCAAGtcacaaaaggagaaataattcaGCATTCATTCTAAAGAGTATGGAATTTGTTATAATAAGTGATTTTTCCTCTTAGCCTCACATATTGACAAGCAACTTCAAATTATGGATGCCTAAACTAATCTAAGAAAGCTTGGGAGCAGTTTTTAGAGAAATTCACTCTCATTTAGAGTATATTCACTCTGTTATATATTCACTCTCTTATATACAGAGAGAGTATATTCACTCTGTTAAAACTCTCAGAGATTGTGATGAAACATTTGTTCAAAactatcatttatttctttggttACTTATACAGGAAAAATGTGATGTGCTGATGAAAAAATAGATtgtgaaaaatgtgtgtgttgaTTTCCTAAGCAGAATGGATCAGTGATCTAGCAAGACTGACACAGTTCGTATAAACCTGTTGGCAAAGCAGACCAAATACTTGTAAAGCTATAGGAGGGGGAGGCCTTGAAGCTGGCCACCCTCCGAGTCTTACCTGCATACGCCAAAAGCGATGATAAAATCAACAGAAGGATTCCTAAAGCTGTGCTGGGGATcactggggctgctctgggtAAACTGTAGAAATGCACTGCCAGCAAGAGTGATCCTGTGTGTGACAAGGGaggtggaaaaagagaaagagcttGTAAACTCTTGCCCCTAAAAAACAGGAGGGAACCAGAGTGACAAgagcagggaaaagagaaaaaataacagtgcaAGATCTGCAAATAATGAGATCTAGAGGGAGGGTGTTGTAACTTGTTTTGTGTCCAAGGTCTCACCTCTTTCTGGGTGCCCAGTTTTAAGAAACTTGAACTTATTTGTGTTTGAAAGTGCTCCGCCGTTGTcggaaaaaggtaaaaattggATCTCAGATTCCAGTTATACAAAAGGCAGACAGACAAGCACACACACTCTAAAGACAATCCCATAAGCCTTGTGCCTACAGTAAACTAGCCTAAAACTGAAAAGTAGCAGCACTCAGGAAGATGAAatgcaaaggaggaaaagaaagggggtgaacacagaaaacagagcagcagggaagacagagagagaaaaggaagagaggaaaatgcatccaaatcaaaatcatttatgaaaatgacTATCAAAAAGTTTTGATTTGCTTCCCACTCAAGATGGATTGAGTACAAAAATTCAGGCCAGCGTTTTAAAGccaatacaaatattttgttggcTGCTGAACCAGGCAGAGGGATCTCCGGATCTAAAAGTTTTACCCAAGCAGAGAAGATTCGGAACAAACAGACGTTTTAGCCCCTTCAAAAAGGGGGTTGTCCGTGAAAGCTAGTCCCAACCCCATCCTCCCATGCCAAGAAGACTCGATCCCTACCTGCGGAAATGCCCAAGAGCCCTATGGAGTAATGCAGTGACTCAGCTTTTCTGACTGCCATTGCAGAGTCCGCTGAAGACCCAGATGCGGGCTGAAATGCTGCCTCTCTTTCCTCCCTAGCTCTTTATAACCAAACCAACTTCACTGGCCTGTGTTCCTCCCCGCTCTCCACCCCTTTTCCCTACAAACATCTTCTGTTAGTGTGCCTTTCTGCATGCGGGAGGAAATGCAAATGAGTTTCTTGCTGCAATAAATTTCAGTCTGTGAGTCAGAATGGGCTGCTGGTAGCTCCCTCCAGGGGCCTGTTAATTTTACTGTTGATTAACCCTTGTTAAAAAAGACACTTGAAAAATAACGCTGATGGTTTATTACTATTACTGCCTTTTTGCTATTGCCAGTAAGGAAATTACACTGGTTAAAATTAAGGGTTTTTTAAAGAATCCATCTTGCTGGAGCAAACAAGTACTTTGCAAGCCCAGGAGCTCCCCAGGGACCAGTTATTTCTCCTAACACCGGCCGTGGTCCTGCTGTTTGTCCCTGTCACAGCTATGAATGCCTGGCACCACTGTCCTGTGCTGGGCAAGCCCAGGGCATATTCAGTGCCATTCCCTTAAAGGTGACTTTTGTCCATGTGCCGCTCCATGCCTATCTAATCCAGCCTCTCTGCACACCCTCCCAGGGAACTCCTCCTAATTCCTAAGTGGCTTTTGTGAGTGAGGAGTGTGAGCATAAAATCTGGAAGAGTCTTGCTGGCTTTCCAAGAGAACTGTGCAGGCAGTGAAGTGAGTATCAGTCACTCCCACGATCACTGCTGTATCCCAAAGGTGACATAAGGGACCTATGGAGAATACGTGATCAGGCCATAAAGGTCTTTACCCGTGAAGGAGGCCACAGAAAGCAGTGGACAGTGGCCCAGGGTTGTGATGAGATCATGTCGGTCACACATCAGGTGGGAATCCAGAACAGTCCCAGACTGGATCCACAGCTAATGCCAAAAgatgctgctcctcctgctctctgaGCTATGTGGACCGGGGTGGTATGCTTCCCTTGAACACTTGGATCCCTGCATTGGCTCGCAAACCTTCAtggtttcttctctgctttggaGGATAGCCTTGAAGAAGAGCTTTGGGGAAAAGGGTTCCTTCACACTCATCTTTGTTAGAATATTAACACAGATTAAAGCAAGGTATTGATGTGTGCAGGTACTCccatacagaaaggaaaaactcagCCGAAAAGTATAAACTATCAAGAATACATCTATTGCAGATTGATCTTTAGGCTCAATATGTCTTTTGAGATAGATCTTGTCACATGGGGAAGCACTGGAACAACCCTGTTTTGCCTAGTTACACCTAAGCAATGATTTCAGTGAGGGGAACCAACACAGTCAGTTTGCAACATGCAGAGCTCGGTGATGTGGTTTACAGGAAATTGTAAGTTTGTTTAAATATCAGCCTTTAGCTGTCTTTGTTCCATCAATGATGGGACTGGTCTCTAACCagctgaaggaggaagaaactATTTGACTATTGAACTATGTTCAAGTCGCAGCATGATTCAGCTATTTTTTCAAGTAAGaggaaataatgcatttctaaATCACATTCAGAATACCTCAGATCTGAAACcaaacagcagggaaaaggcTTTGGGAATTTTCTCCACGTATCTAACAGTTTAATTCCCATTCTGGATAATAAAAGTCCTGTCTCCACCCACCTACAGTTggtttttgttcctgtttgtaTAGGTAGCAGCTATGAGTATGCGGTGCCtgattttttaatcattttttaaatcaattttaagaGATGCGTGCAATAAATGAAGTCACATATATCAGAAAAGAGTACCTTCCTCATCATGCCTGCTATGACTAAGGAACTCACCAAAACACCGTTTCATTATACACAGGATATATTTCACGTCTCTTCCAAATATGACAGACCTGAGAAAATTTTCTTATAAATTATCCCTGAAAAACATTCTTCCCCCAAGTTGCTTGAATTCTGTCGTTCTCTCAAGAATGGCAAGATAGCCTTAAGCGGCTATATTTATTTCAACAGtgcaaagctgaaataaaacagttcatAATCTTCTCAGGTATGAGCATGTCAAGGATAAGGGAAAATGGGTTTCCACATGAGCAAGGGAACTTCCCCATCACATGCTGTGAATCTTGCAGCCATGTATCCCTATCAAGGTGAGGGGTCTGCCAGCTCTTGCAACCATTTTCCTGGTAAATGATGTTGTCACATTCTTAGAGCGATGGTGTTGTCAATGAAGAATCACATTATTCATTTCTAACTCAGGACGTGAAGGCCAGGAAACAAACTGGGCACaaagcttctgcttttcagagatgGGGTGGGAGGCTGAGGACATTTAAAGTCAGAAAAGGAAACCTTGCTGTTAAAATACAGAGGCTGCTGGTACAATGT
This window of the Cygnus atratus isolate AKBS03 ecotype Queensland, Australia chromosome 13, CAtr_DNAZoo_HiC_assembly, whole genome shotgun sequence genome carries:
- the LOC118245446 gene encoding uncharacterized protein LOC118245446, whose translation is MAVRKAESLHYSIGLLGISAGSLLLAVHFYSLPRAAPVIPSTALGILLLILSSLLAYAGIQRSQRDASLFLSLCLTISVFWCGYGVVFILEGQGVLNDTGDFRNALVPGLVTFTLALLIVAVVAFLSREVILALIASAVSLAGAHEVAMHYSTSFGSSAVACNYMIVCLVGGYFALGRIVYFLSKEKIALPGTDLAKNKAHEQIQPTSGSMNHFAVFGVILNMLSASVFGCRLLGVTSKLFIGQMPWLWAAGVYQIGVCILSYRAMDVLMATFFGFTSILKFAGGYCLLYPVWQTEEPSFPTPFLVVFSILFAALALFLTLKSLVDGLYLLFYVAYCIALACRPKGFFEGGPQGVDVAIFVASALMALIHLYNVKTGTKIPIGQGVVKALLARSSFLKLREGADLHTPYLGYSKYADAEVLGYACSVLASFAITMTGDPQAPLATVVIPWVVVAGGILKFLGGSVAFARGKTLESSAFILYAVMWIIWGLARYGGLYGTTRSFHTAVGIIAFMLFNGFIVFCTLFLNITWFFYSLTFLLIAVSFLLDAIGALPVGYDIAATVIFGLVSFYCFLSALFNSIFEGSCLPMGRPLVQLSGVGGGMTKCLHLPARKASSVKRIADILKNGGTCGIPTDTVYVLVAACNRPDAVEKAHRSKRQAQERPMSLWISSLKQLEPAKHLFSPLLWDFMEAAWPSPISLVVPRGAWVDFLGMKDSAKYVGTPQSIAIRIPDCSVTTHLIDLVGPIVVTSANPTGEADTTHHNQVYAKLGDKVDAVLCDGPSPENIASTVVDCTKIDSGNIGFFRVGIIPKSQVLQILEQVQKKHSLVPGSGTRIPKGQEEHPNHSHAVRNGVGTAAPAARAPVHSTDGNHTRL